One window of Dehalobacterium formicoaceticum genomic DNA carries:
- the dinB gene encoding DNA polymerase IV has product MDRVILHADLNNFYASVECLYRPELREKPVVVGGDPTLRHGIVLAKNYPAKKLGIQTGEVLWQARRKCPDLVVVPPNFSLYLRFARLAREIYLTYTDQIEPFGIDEAWLDVTHSAKLYGTGKEIADEIRERIKFQLGITASVGVSYNKIFAKLGSDMKKPDATTVLSRENFRSLAWPLPVSDLLYVGRSTDKKLRRYMIRTIGDLARTSQYFLHFLLGKWGDILWSFANGEDISPVAPFGYEGIIKSIGNSTTTPRDLVNNEDVRLVIYVLAESVAARMRSHGFRCRRVQIHVRDTDLAVFERQGRLERPTNLSGEIALLALELFAKNYSWDKPLRSIGVRGMDFVPEGEPLQVSLFINEAERKRREDLERTVDILRKRFGYFSIQRGMMLEDRKLTGLNPKEEHVIHPVGYFHK; this is encoded by the coding sequence TTGGATCGAGTTATTCTGCATGCGGATCTGAATAATTTTTATGCTTCCGTGGAGTGTCTGTACCGGCCGGAACTCCGGGAAAAGCCGGTAGTGGTGGGCGGGGATCCTACTTTACGGCACGGGATTGTGCTGGCGAAAAATTATCCGGCCAAGAAATTAGGCATTCAAACCGGGGAAGTTTTATGGCAAGCTCGCCGAAAGTGTCCGGATCTAGTGGTGGTGCCCCCCAATTTCAGCCTTTATCTCCGCTTTGCTCGTTTGGCTCGGGAGATCTATTTAACCTATACGGACCAAATCGAACCTTTTGGCATTGATGAAGCCTGGCTGGATGTCACCCACAGTGCCAAACTTTATGGCACGGGCAAGGAAATTGCCGATGAAATCCGGGAGCGTATTAAATTTCAACTGGGGATCACTGCTTCCGTGGGCGTGAGCTACAATAAAATTTTTGCAAAATTAGGCTCGGATATGAAAAAACCGGATGCCACCACGGTGCTTTCCCGGGAAAACTTTCGCAGCCTGGCCTGGCCCCTCCCGGTGTCCGATCTCCTCTATGTAGGGCGCTCCACAGATAAAAAACTAAGGCGGTATATGATTCGTACCATTGGGGATCTGGCCCGGACCAGTCAATATTTTCTTCATTTTCTCCTGGGGAAATGGGGGGATATTTTATGGTCCTTTGCCAACGGGGAGGATATCTCTCCCGTGGCTCCCTTTGGCTATGAAGGTATTATTAAATCCATCGGCAACAGTACCACCACCCCCCGGGACCTGGTGAATAATGAGGATGTGCGCCTGGTGATCTACGTATTGGCGGAAAGCGTGGCTGCCCGGATGCGGTCCCATGGTTTCAGGTGCCGCCGGGTGCAGATTCATGTACGGGATACGGATCTGGCTGTTTTTGAACGCCAGGGAAGACTGGAAAGGCCCACAAACCTGTCCGGGGAAATTGCTCTTTTGGCCTTGGAGCTGTTTGCCAAAAATTATTCCTGGGATAAGCCCTTAAGGAGCATTGGTGTCCGGGGCATGGACTTTGTTCCGGAGGGAGAACCGCTGCAGGTTTCTCTGTTCATCAATGAGGCAGAACGGAAACGCCGGGAGGATCTGGAGCGGACTGTGGATATCCTCCGAAAAAGATTTGGCTATTTCAGTATTCAGCGGGGGATGATGCTGGAGGATCGGAAACTCACCGGCCTCAATCCCAAAGAAGAGCATGTGATTCATCCTGTCGGGTACTTTCATAAATAG
- a CDS encoding uroporphyrinogen decarboxylase family protein, with amino-acid sequence MSFFTDQIQSHKGSSPCLFYPMAPKMEISMTELLTDSKVQERVLTKIAHGYPVNAVIRMTELWCEGASFGMSCTIADDSFPRLGDPICTEPQALADVKIPQIENKTTAPLIEAVRLAVPKIEKPLIIGVTGPFTLASVLNGVENIMMTCMTAPDQIHDFLSRITDYIIEYISAYKSVGAAGIILAEPSASMISPAMMEEFSNAYIQKIIKAVQDDTFSLIYHNCGAVNPHLKTISQLDADAFHFGSDVDMGLALDILGKNKFVMGNVDPRLFITATPDEIEKQTTALLNTYGERDNWRLSTGCDLSPDSSMENVECFLQTANRF; translated from the coding sequence ATGAGTTTTTTCACTGATCAAATACAAAGTCACAAGGGTTCCAGCCCTTGCCTGTTTTATCCTATGGCGCCCAAAATGGAAATTTCTATGACGGAGCTTTTAACGGACAGTAAGGTGCAGGAACGGGTGCTGACGAAAATAGCCCACGGCTATCCTGTAAATGCCGTGATCCGTATGACCGAGCTTTGGTGCGAAGGAGCCTCCTTCGGTATGTCTTGCACTATAGCAGATGATTCTTTTCCCCGGTTAGGTGATCCCATATGCACAGAGCCCCAAGCTCTGGCAGATGTAAAAATCCCCCAAATTGAAAATAAGACCACCGCCCCCTTGATTGAGGCAGTGCGCCTGGCTGTGCCCAAGATAGAGAAGCCTTTAATTATCGGTGTCACGGGCCCCTTTACCCTGGCTTCTGTTTTGAATGGTGTCGAAAATATTATGATGACCTGTATGACAGCCCCGGATCAGATTCACGATTTTTTAAGCCGCATCACGGATTATATAATTGAATATATCTCTGCCTATAAATCTGTGGGTGCCGCGGGAATTATTTTAGCGGAGCCTTCCGCCAGCATGATCTCCCCCGCCATGATGGAGGAATTCTCCAATGCTTATATTCAAAAAATAATCAAAGCCGTGCAGGACGACACTTTCTCTCTCATCTATCATAATTGCGGCGCCGTTAATCCCCATTTAAAGACCATCTCCCAGCTGGATGCAGATGCTTTCCACTTTGGCAGCGATGTGGATATGGGTCTGGCTCTGGATATCCTGGGCAAGAATAAGTTTGTCATGGGCAATGTTGACCCCCGTTTATTTATCACAGCCACACCCGATGAAATCGAAAAGCAAACGACAGCGCTCCTGAATACCTATGGAGAGAGAGACAATTGGAGACTCTCCACAGGATGTGATTTGTCGCCGGATTCCTCCAT